One genomic region from Mangifera indica cultivar Alphonso chromosome 17, CATAS_Mindica_2.1, whole genome shotgun sequence encodes:
- the LOC123200837 gene encoding protein KAKU4-like — protein MASIARSRRLTEPRSGGQMVRTRQSAANKTPCDRPALSPNLTPQDPNWLSKFIYSPTRLIATGAVFTGESSASSSSSSSEDDGDLIDNEMSPQIIDSIKKKRALEVNQQPSETPSIVEKSETKYLIERLVMQVTFSREEFNRLTSTIKSRVVDSPIYGDGEDGRFSELSNKKADNDLCSAAVSEAKKWLEEKKLGSNSKSDLELGTCILNSAMLPHFKRDSPASGSWNISEELRKVRSKATEEMLRTLPSSKIDLSALTSENRSAVKSIVAEEVEATMSDKVLNSTISVDASLNLVTGVTTSYGLPGVICFPV, from the exons ATGGCCAGCATTGCCAGATCCAGGAGACTCACGGAGCCCCGATCCGGAGGCCAAATGGTCCGCACCAGGCAAAGTGCTGCTAACAAGACTCCGTGCGACCGCCCAGCATTATCCCCGAATCTGACACCCCAAGACCCTAATTGGCTCTCCAAATTTATTTACTCGCCTACTCGCTTGATTGCCACCGGTGCTGTCTTCACCGGCGAATCTTCtgcttcttcatcttcctccTCTTCGG AGGATGACGGTGATCTTATTGATAATGAAATGTCTCCTCAGATAATTGACTCAATCAAAAAG AAACGGGCTCTAGAAGTTAATCAGCAGCCGAGTGAAACGCCGTCTATTGTGGAGAAGAGTGAAACGAAGTATCTAATAGAACGGCTTGTCATGCAGGTGACATTTTCAAG GGAAGAGTTCAATAGACTGACGAGTACTATTAAGTCAAGAGTTGTAGATAGCCCCATTTATGGAGATGGAGAGGATGGAAGATTTAGTGAACTCTCTAATAAAAAAGCTGACAATG ATCTATGCAGTGCAGCTGTTTCGGAGGCAAAAAAGTGGTTAGAGGAGAAGAAATTGGGTTCAAATTCAAAGTCAGATTTGGAACTTGGAACCTGCATCTTGAACTCTGCTATGTTGCCTCAT TTTAAAAGGGATTCTCCTGCCTCTGGTTCATGGAATATATCTGAGGAGTTACGAAAAGTGAGATCCAAAGCAACAGAAGAGATGCTAAGGACTCTACCAtcatcaaaaattgatttgtctGCACTCACTTCAGAGAATAGGAGTGCTGTGAAGTCCATAGTGGCTGAGGAGGTAGAAGCTACAATGAGTGACAAAGTACTGAACTCTACAATATCAGTAGATGCATCGTTAAACTTGGTTACAGGAGTAACTACTTCATATGGCTTACCAGGTGTGATCTGTTTCCCAGTTTGA
- the LOC123200838 gene encoding endoribonuclease YBEY, chloroplastic-like: MARFAITKPFLLSSSTISLFPHNTKPFPSPSFSNSSVFGRKFHALCTGRFRSGSQAKPACGQVYPEISNVAELLRLNAPMLMKSAFNGLNDSKYKTRDTSIKDLGGFEGIELSILLCNDDFIRKLNKEWRDEDYSTDVLSMSQHVPELELPVLMLGDIVISVETAARQAEERGHSLLDEIRILMVHGLLHLLGFDHEISEQAEAEMEEEEESLLKSLGWKGKGLIQSAYDSETNANLHIEQSDGTFLNSKSQISFTNAKALKEALSRGVKVVIATGKTRPAMINVLKKADLT, encoded by the exons ATGGCGCGTTTCGCTATCACCAAGCCTTTCCTTCTCTCTTCTTCAAccatttctctctttcctcACAACACTAAGCCTTTTCCCTCCCCATCTTTCTCCAATTCCTCCGTCTTCGGGCGGAAATTCCACGCGCTTTGTACTG gccggtttcggtccggttcacagGCCAAACCGGCCTGTGGCCAGGTCTACCCTGAAATCTcg AATGTAGCAGAACTGCTTCGACTGAATGCGCCGATGTTGATGAAGTCGGCCTTTAATGGTTTGAATGATTCAAAGTACAAAACAAGAGACACTTCTATAAAAGACTTGGGTGGTTTCGAAGGTATTGAGTTGTCTATACTCCTTtgtaatgatgattttattcgTAAGCTTAACAAAGAATGGAGGGACGAGGACTATTCTACTGATGTTCTCTCCATGTCACAGCATGTTCCTGAACTAGAACTTCCAGTT CTCATGTTAGGTGACATTGTAATTTCAGTTGAAACGGCTGCAAGACAAGCTGAGGAAAGAGGGCATTCACTTCTTGATGAAATACGCATCCTCATG GTTCATGGGCTGTTACATCTTTTGGGTTTTGATCATGAGATTAGTGAGCAGGCCGAAGCAGAAatggaggaggaggaagaatCTCTTTTGAAGAGTCTTGGGTGGAAGGGAAAAGGATTGATACAGAGTGCATATGATTCTGAAACTAATGCAAATCTTCATATCGAGCAGTCGGATG GTACATTTTTGAACAGTAAAAGTCAAATTTCATTTACAAATGCTAAAGCATTGAAGGAGGCATTGTCAAGGGGTGTAAAGGTGGTGATAGCCACTGGAAAA ACTCGTCCAGCTATGATAAATGTTTTGAAGAAGGCCGACTTAACATAG
- the LOC123200601 gene encoding receptor-like protein kinase 5: MPKLPFPSPVLLLTLLLISVPFQVISQIPNTEEQAVLLNLKQQLGNPPSLTSWNTTSSPCDWPGINCTDNSVTGVSLKNKTITEEIPPTICNLKNLTSLDVSYNNIPGAFPDILNCTRLQILDLSQNFFVGPIPSNIDRLSALRYINVGANNFSGDIPSSIGRLSELQTLYLYQNQFNGTFPKEIGDLSNLEVLDMAYNEKFVPASIPVEFGKLKKLKTLWIAAANLMVEIPESLTNLTSLETLSLSANSLTGPIPGGLFSLKNLTFLYLFSNKLSGELPNSFEGRNLVELDLSMNNLTGSIPEDFGKLQYLQLFNLFSNQFSGQLPASIGLMPSLTGFRVFENNLSGVLPPELGLHSKLQAFEVSSNQFSGQLPKNLCAAGVLTGVVAFSNNLSGEVPESLGNCSTLRTVQLYDNQFSSELPPGIWTTFNLSSLILNNNAFSGELPSELAWNLTRLEISNNRFSGQIPAGVASWKNMVVFKASNNLFSGEIPVELTSLSQLTTLLLDGNQLSSILPSHIISWQTLTALNLSRNELSGKIPAALGSLPDLLYLDLSGNQFSGGIPPELGKLRLTLLNLSSNKLSGMIPQELNNLAYEDSFLNNSNLCVDTPVLNFPSCNTKLRDSGKISRKYLAVALTLAVFVLLVAILLGFFVVRYYQYKKRKQDPATSELTSFHRLDFTETNILPNLTESNLIGSGRSGQVYRISINGSSEFVAVKRIWNNRKPDEKLEKEFIAEIEILGKIRHSNIVKLRCCISSENNKLLVYEYMENQSLDRWLHASKRSSISSGTNSVHHVVLDWPKRLQIAIGAAQGLCYMHHDCSPQIIHRDIKSSNILLDSEFKAKIADFGLAKMLAKQGEPHTMSAVAGSFGYLAPEYAYTTKVNEKVDIYSFGVVLLELVTGKEPNKGDEYSNLAQWAMRQLTEKRPIEEVFDPEINEAGCLEQMTTVYKLGLICTDTFPSRRPSMKKILNILRRCDPTENSRGRNTERKVDTAPLLGSANYLYGYKRSKKVTNGEGNESLV, from the exons ATGCCTAAATTACCCTTTCCATCTCCAGTGCTACTACTCACTCTCCTTCTAATCTCTGTACCCTTCCAAGTAATTTCTCAAATTCCGAACACAGAAGAACAAGCCGTCCTCCTCAACCTCAAGCAACAACTGGGCAATCCACCATCTCTTACTTCCTGGAACACCACGTCATCACCGTGTGACTGGCCGGGTATCAACTGCACCGATAACTCGGTCACCGGAGTTTCGCTCAAGAACAAAACTATCACCGAAGAAATCCCACCAACAATATGCAACCTGAAAAACTTAACCTCCCTGGACGTTTCCTACAACAACATCCCCGGAGCGTTTCCCGATATCCTGAACTGCACGAGGCTACAGATCCTGGATCTGTCTCAGAATTTCTTCGTGGGTCCGATACCGAGCAATATCGACCGACTTTCGGCTCTCAGATACATCAATGTTGGGGCCAACAACTTTTCCGGCGATATTCCTTCCAGTATAGGCCGCTTGTCGGAGTTGCAGACGCTGTATCTTTATCAAAATCAGTTCAATGGCACGTTTCCGAAAGAAATCGGAGACTTATCCAATCTAGAAGTTCTGGATATGGCGTATAATGAAAAGTTTGTGCCTGCAAGTATTCCAGTCGAATTCGGGAAGTTAAAGAAGTTGAAGACTTTGTGGATTGCTGCTGCAAACTTGATGGTAGAAATCCCGGAGTCTCTCACCAATCTCACGAGTCTTGAAACCCTGTCTTTGTCCGCAAACAGTCTGACGGGTCCTATTCCTGGtgggttgttttcgttgaagaACTTAACATTCTTGTATCTCTTCAGTAATAAACTATCTGGGGAGCTGCCAAATTCGTTTGAAGGTCGAAATTTGGTTGAGCTTGATCTTTCTATGAATAATTTGACCGGTTCCATACCAGAAGACTTTGGGAAGTTGCAGTATTTGCAACTGTTTAATCTTTTTTCAAATCAGTTTTCTGGGCAGTTGCCTGCAAGTATAGGCCTAATGCCTTCACTGACAGGTTTTCGTGTATTTGAGAACAATCTGAGTGGAGTCTTGCCACCAGAACTAGGCCTTCATTCAAAGCTTCAAGCATTTGAGGTGTCTTCTAATCAATTCAGTGGTCAACTGCCTAAAAATTTATGTGCTGCAGGTGTTTTGACAGGAGTTGTTGCTTTCTCTAACAATCTTAGTGGAGAGGTGCCAGAGTCGCTTGGAAATTGCAGCACTTTGCGGACAGTCCAGCTTTATGACAACCAGTTCTCCAGTGAGCTTCCTCCGGGCATTTGGACAACTTTCAATCTGTCAAGCTTGATACTGAACAACAATGCTTTTTCGGGTGAATTACCGAGCGAGTTGGCATGGAACTTGACAAGATTGGAAATCAGTAACAACAGATTTTCAGGTCAAATTCCTGCTGGCGTTGCTTCCTGGAAAAATATGGTTGTTTTTAAGGCAAGCAACAATCTCTTCTCAGGCGAAATTCCGGTTGAGCTGACTAGTCTTTCTCAGCTTACTACTCTACTGCTTGATGGTAATCAACTTTCAAGCATACTGCCTTCCCATATAATCTCCTGGCAGACACTTACTGCTTTAAATCTTTCCAGAAACGAACTTTCAGGTAAAATTCCTGCAGCATTGGGATCTTTGCCTGACTTGCTTTATTTAGATCTATCAGGGAACCAATTTTCAGGTGGAATCCCACCTGAATTGGGTAAGTTGAGGCTTACCCTTCTAAACCTGTCCTCCAACAAACTCTCAGGGATGATCCCCCAGGAGCTCAATAACCTTGCATATGAAGACAGTTTCTTAAACAACTCCAATCTTTGTGTTGATACTCCAGTTCTAAATTTTCCAAGTTGTAACACCAAACTCCGGGACTCCGGCAAAATTTCGCGCAAATACCTAGCTGTGGCTTTAACTCTGGCAGTCTTTGTTCTCTTGGTTGCTATTTTATTGGGTTTTTTTGTGGTCAGATACTACCAATATAAAAAGCGAAAGCAAGATCCAGCAACATCGGAGCTCACCTCATTCCATAGACTGGATTTCACAGAAACTAACATTTTGCCAAATTTGACAGAAAGTAATCTGATTGGAAGTGGGAGATCTGGACAGGTGTACCGGATTTCCATTAATGGTTCGAGTGAATTTGTCGCTGTTAAAAGGATCTGGAACAACAGAAAACCAGATGAAAAGTTGGAAAAAGAGTTCATTgctgaaattgaaatattgggCAAAATTAGGCATTCAAATATAGTTAAGTTGAGGTGCTGTATTTCAAGTGAGAATAATAAGCTTCTTGTGTATGAGTACATGGAAAACCAAAGCCTGGATAGATGGCTTCATGCATCAAAGAGAAGTTCCATATCATCAGGGACGAATTCGGTCCATCATGTTGTTCTGGATTGGCCAAAAAGACTGCAGATTGCCATTGGAGCTGCACAAGGTCTATGCTATATGCACCACGACTGCTCTCCACAGATTATTCACCGAGACATAAAGTCTAGTAATATCTTGTTAGACTCTgaattcaaagcaaaaattgCAGATTTTGGACTGGCTAAGATGTTGGCTAAGCAAGGAGAGCCTCACACGATGTCTGCAGTTGCTGGCTCTTTTGGTTATCTTGCTCCAG AGTATGCTTACACAACAAAAGTGAATGAGAAGGTTGATATTTACAGCTTTGGAGTTGTCCTCCTCGAGTTGGTGACAGGAAAAGAACCCAACAAAGGAGATGAGTATTCAAACCTTGCACAATGGGCAATGAGACAGTTAACGGAAAAAAGGCCTATCGAGGAGGTTTTTGACCCAGAGATAAATGAAGCAGGTTGCCTGGAACAAATGACCACCGTATATAAGCTTGGACTTATCTGTACAGACACTTTTCCAAGCCGCAGGCCTtcgatgaaaaaaattttgaatattcttcGTCGCTGTGATCCTACGGAGAATTCTCGAGGGAGAAATACAGAAAGGAAGGTTGATACTGCTCCTCTTCTTGGCAGTGCTAACTATCTTTACGGTTACAAGCGCAGTAAGAAGGTAACCAATGGCGAAGGAAATGAGAGTCTTGTATAA
- the LOC123200605 gene encoding mitochondrial import inner membrane translocase subunit TIM17-2-like, whose protein sequence is MEETREGRPSSEQRLQPPEEFNTVQQGIYNSPSGARLIGGTQAVRMNAPRVGGSFAVWGGLFSTFDCTMVYVRQKEDPWNSIIAGAATGGFLSMRQGFGAASRSAIFGGVLLALIEGAGIMLNKVLSAPQNIPIMEELIANMAGVPGYPMGQLPGQAPSMVESPSPSSSSWFGGLFGGKKEESAKCTGSKAEVLESFNAPPVPSFEYKRTVSCYCSVTMLINKPFYHFNVLYYHHPYATCSYCGL, encoded by the exons ATGGAGGAAACTAGAG AAGGGAGACCAAGCTCTGAACAAAGACTTCAACCACCGGAAGAGTTCAATACTGTACAACAAG GCATATATAACTCTCCTTCTGGAGCGCGTTTAATTGGAGGCACTCAAGCTGTACGCATGAATGCACCTCGTGTTGGTGGTAGTTTTGCTGTGTGGGGTGGCCTCTTCTCCACTTTTGACTGCACAATGGTCTATGTTCGGCAGAAAGAGGATCCATGGAACTCAATCATAGCTGGTGCTGCCACTGGAGGGTTTCTTTCAATGCGTCAGGGCTTCGGTGCTGCTTCCAGATCAGCAATTTTTGGTGGGGTTTTACTTGCTTTGATTGAAGGAGCTGGGATCATGTTAAATAAGGTTCTGAGTGCACCACAGAACATCCCCATCATGGAAGAGCTAATTGCAAACATGGCTGGTGTACCTGGATATCCAATGGGGCAACTGCCAGGTCAAGCCCCGTCAATGGTTGAGAGTCCATCGCCATCTTCCTCTTCTTGGTTTGGAGGGCTTTTCGGTGGTAAGAAGGAGGAATCAGCAAAGTGTACTGGAAGTAAGGCAGAGGTCTTGGAGAGCTTTAATGCTCCTCCGGTGCCATCATTTGAGTATAAGCGTACGGTTAGTTGTTATTGTTCTGTAACTATGCTTATTAATAAGCCTTTCTACCATTTCAATGTGTTGTATTATCATCATCCATATGCAACTTGCAGTTATTGCGGTTTATGA
- the LOC123200840 gene encoding protein KAKU4-like, which translates to MASIARPRRLTEPRSGGQMVRTRQSAANKTPCDRPALSPNLTPQNPNWLSKFIYLPTRLIATGAVFTGESSASSSSSSSEDYSDQIDNEMSPQITDSIKKKRALEVNQQSSETPSIVEKSETKYLIERLIMQVTFSREEFNRLTSTIKSRVVDSPIYGDGEDGRFNLCSAAVSEAKKWLEEKKLGSNSKSDLELGTCILNSAMLPHFKRDSPASGSWNISEELRKVRSKATEEMLRTLPSSKIDLSALTSENRSAVKSIVAEEVEATMSDKVLNSTKSVDASLNLVTGVTTSCGLPGVICFPV; encoded by the exons ATGGCCAGCATTGCCAGACCCAGGAGACTCACGGAGCCCCGATCCGGAGGCCAAATGGTCCGCACCAGGCAAAGTGCTGCTAACAAGACTCCGTGCGACCGCCCAGCATTATCCCCGAATCTGACACCCCAAAACCCTAATTGGCTCTCCAAATTTATTTACTTGCCTACTCGCTTGATTGCCACCGGTGCTGTCTTCACCGGCGAATCCTCtgcttcttcatcttcctccTCTTCGG AGGATTACAGTGATCAGATTGATAATGAAATGTCTCCTCAGATAACTGACTCAATCAAAAAG AAACGGGCTCTAGAAGTTAATCAGCAGTCGAGTGAAACGCCATCTATTGTGGAGAAGAGTGAAACGAAGTATCTAATAGAACGGCTTATCATGCAGGTGACATTTTCAAG GGAAGAGTTCAATAGACTGACGAGTACTATTAAGTCAAGAGTTGTAGATAGCCCCATTTATGGAGATGGAGAGGATGGAAGATTTA ATCTATGCAGTGCAGCTGTTTCGGAGGCAAAAAAGTGGTTAGAGGAGAAGAAATTGGGTTCAAATTCAAAGTCAGATTTGGAACTTGGAACCTGCATCTTGAACTCTGCTATGTTGCCTCAT TTTAAAAGGGATTCTCCTGCCTCTGGTTCATGGAATATATCTGAGGAGTTACGAAAAGTGAGATCCAAAGCAACAGAAGAGATGCTAAGGACTCTACCAtcatcaaaaattgatttgtctGCACTCACTTCAGAGAATAGGAGTGCTGTGAAGTCCATAGTGGCTGAGGAGGTAGAAGCTACTATGAGTGACAAAGTACTGAACTCTACAAAATCAGTAGATGCATCATTAAACTTGGTTACAGGAGTAACTACTTCATGTGGCTTACCAGGTGTGATCTGCTTCCCAGTTTGA
- the LOC123200603 gene encoding rust resistance kinase Lr10-like, with product MEKFIQKIESEKPVRYTVEDLKKFTENHKTRLGAGGFGEVYMGKFPNGVRIAVKFFKKRVDKRDEEQFMAEVGTIGRTYHINLVRLFGFCHDRNMSALVYEYMAKGSLDKYLFRESKAKAIKWEKLHEIAVGTAKGLAYLHEECQKRIIHYDIKPENILLDENFIPKVGDFGLAKLCNRESTHVTLAEKLWGTRGYSAPEIYYKNHPVTYKCDVYSFGMVLFEIISRRRNTIVHSSRDSIDFFPQRVWEEYEKGKLGSMALACGIERRQQEKVERMCMVALWCVQDLPEARPQMSDVVKILEGGMEILPPAEKPFQYLFPAARTAVLNPIPESSSDGGTREESQPRRYKERTTPIMAKYEIEMATSQQ from the coding sequence ATGGAGAAGTTCATCCAAAAAATAGAAAGTGAGAAGCCAGTCAGATACACCGTAGAGGACCTGAAGAAATTTACAGAAAATCACAAAACCAGGCTAGGTGCTGGAGGTTTCGGGGAAGTCTACATGGGAAAGTTTCCAAATGGAGTAAGAATTGCAGTAAAGTTTTTCAAAAAGAGAGTAGACAAGAGAGACGAAGAGCAGTTTATGGCAGAAGTGGGCACAATTGGAAGAACTTACCATATAAATCTCGTCAGGCTTTTTGGATTCTGCCATGACAGAAACATGAGCGCACTTGTGTATGAATACATGGCAAAAGGATCCCTTGACAAGTACTTGTTCAGAGAAAGTAAAGCAAAAGCCATCAAATGGGAGAAGCTTCATGAAATCGCAGTGGGCACAGCAAAAGGCTTAGCATATTTGCATGAGGAATGCCAGAAAAGAATCATTCATTATGACATAAAGCCTGAAAATATTCTCCTCGATGAAAACTTCATCCCCAAAGTGGGAGATTTCGGGCTTGCAAAGCTGTGCAACAGAGAGAGCACTCATGTAACACTGGCAGAGAAATTGTGGGGAACTCGTGGCTACTCAGCACCAGAAATCTACTACAAGAATCATCCAGTAACATACAAATGCGATGTGTATAGCTTTGGGATGGTGCTGTTTGAGATCATTAGCAGGAGAAGGAATACAATTGTTCATTCTTCTCGGGACAGCATTGATTTTTTTCCTCAACGTGTATGGGAGGAATATGAGAAAGGTAAACTGGGTTCAATGGCGTTGGCCTGTGGGATTGAAAGGAGACAGCAGGAGAAAGTAGAGAGGATGTGTATGGTGGCATTGTGGTGTGTGCAAGACTTGCCTGAGGCGAGGCCACAGATGAGCGATGTGGTGAAGATATTGGAGGGAGGAATGGAGATTTTGCCACCTGCAGAAAAACCATTTCAATATTTGTTCCCAGCTGCAAGGACGGCTGTGCTTAATCCAATACCAGAGAGTAGTAGCGATGGAGGCACAAGGGAAGAAAGTCAGCCTCGCCGGTACAAGGAGCGCACCACTCCGATCATGGCCAAGTATGAAATAGAGATGGCTACTTCCCAACAATAA
- the LOC123200841 gene encoding cuticle collagen 34-like — translation MTRRTNLSLFFSFIVFLVHILNSESKGHEECQKVLIDGGGLINLQDSFCNPVQIKRKTPGGPDPIHNPGVPGGPDPIRTSFQIKRKTLGGPDPIHNPGVPGGPGPIRTPFQIKRMTPGGPDPIHNPGVPGGPDPIHTQFQIKRKTPGGPDPIHNPGVPGGPNPIHTQFQIKKKTLGRPDPIPNHRVPSGPNPIHNPGVPGGPDPIHTPFQIKRKTPGGPDPIHNPGPPDGPHLFHN, via the coding sequence ATGACTCGTAGAACAAACTTGTCATTGTTCTTCTCTTTCATCGTCTTCCTAGTACATATCTTAAATTCGGAGTCAAAAGGCCATGAAGAGTGTCAAAAGGTTTTAATAGATGGTGGTGGTCTTATTAATCTTCAAGACTCATTTTGCAACCCGGTTCAAATAAAGAGAAAGACACCAGGAGGACCTGATCCTATCCATAACCCGGGAGTGCCAGGTGGACCTGATCCTATCCGTACCTCGTTTCAGATAAAGAGAAAGACACTAGGAGGACCTGATCCTATCCATAACCCAGGAGTGCCAGGTGGACCTGGTCCTATCCGTACCCCGTTTCAGATAAAGAGAATGACACCAGGAGGACCTGATCCTATCCACAACCCGGGAGTGCCAGGTGGACCTGATCCTATCCACACCCAATTTCAAATAAAGAGAAAGACACCAGGAGGACCTGATCCTATCCACAACCCGGGAGTGCCAGGTGGACCTAATCCTATCCACACCCAgtttcaaataaagaaaaagacacTAGGAAGACCTGATCCTATCCCCAACCATAGAGTGCCAAGTGGACCTAATCCTATCCACAACCCGGGAGTGCCAGGTGGACCTGATCCTATCCACACCCCATTTCAGATAAAGAGAAAGACACCAGGAGGACCTGATCCTATCCACAACCCAGGACCGCCAGATGGACCTCATCTTTTCCACAACTGA